A single region of the Streptomyces sp. NBC_00236 genome encodes:
- a CDS encoding SDR family NAD(P)-dependent oxidoreductase codes for MGQRKVVVSGGGTGIGRAVAEVFAADGDHVVLIGRREEPLEKAAGELDAAHGAGTASWVAADLSDPGQARRAVEFCTAGGAQVDVIVANAGGNVAPSHDGTLEGVADSFRRNFEANVLTAVLLTEGLLPHLTRPGGRIIQMSSVAALRGPGSYGGSKATVNAYTVDLAQKLGPQGITVNAVAPGFVADTEFFGDRATPEFVAARTKQSLTGQAGRPSDIAAAVHYVASPEAAYMTAQIMHVNGGATLGR; via the coding sequence ATGGGGCAGCGCAAGGTCGTGGTGTCGGGTGGCGGTACGGGGATCGGGCGGGCGGTGGCCGAGGTCTTCGCGGCGGACGGCGACCACGTCGTCCTCATCGGGCGGCGCGAGGAGCCCCTGGAGAAGGCCGCCGGAGAGCTCGACGCCGCGCATGGTGCGGGAACGGCCTCCTGGGTAGCCGCTGATCTGAGCGATCCCGGCCAGGCCCGCAGAGCCGTGGAGTTCTGCACCGCGGGCGGCGCGCAGGTCGACGTGATCGTCGCCAACGCCGGCGGCAACGTCGCACCGTCCCACGACGGCACCCTCGAAGGCGTCGCGGACAGCTTCCGCCGCAACTTCGAGGCCAACGTGCTCACCGCCGTGCTGCTCACCGAAGGATTGCTGCCCCACCTCACCCGGCCCGGTGGGCGGATCATCCAGATGTCGTCTGTCGCCGCGCTGCGCGGCCCCGGTTCGTACGGCGGCTCCAAGGCCACCGTCAACGCCTACACCGTCGACCTGGCGCAGAAGCTCGGCCCGCAGGGCATCACCGTGAACGCGGTCGCTCCAGGCTTTGTCGCCGACACCGAGTTCTTCGGCGACCGGGCCACGCCCGAGTTCGTCGCCGCCCGGACCAAGCAGTCACTGACGGGCCAGGCGGGCCGCCCCTCGGACATCGCCGCCGCGGTGCACTACGTGGCGTCACCTGAAGCGGCGTACATGACGGCGCAGATCATGCATGTGAACGGGGGCGCGACACTGGGGCGGTGA
- a CDS encoding Imm32 family immunity protein, giving the protein MRLVLDPVLGEVELTASAEELAAVANAVARGDGFMGSTSSAATGVLAGIEARRSSRSGVRIEVDVSRHILVICGDPGGRAILADNLRAMAAAEDGGHLHVDYFPEHPYLLEGSASIVVNSPLGGMPTR; this is encoded by the coding sequence GTGCGACTCGTTTTGGATCCCGTCCTCGGCGAAGTGGAGCTCACCGCGTCAGCGGAGGAACTGGCTGCTGTGGCAAACGCGGTGGCCAGGGGTGACGGGTTCATGGGATCCACCTCATCGGCAGCCACAGGCGTCTTGGCCGGGATCGAAGCCAGGAGGTCTTCCAGGTCCGGGGTGCGGATCGAAGTCGACGTGTCGCGACACATCTTGGTGATTTGTGGCGATCCGGGTGGCAGGGCCATCTTGGCAGACAATCTGAGGGCTATGGCTGCCGCCGAGGATGGTGGTCACCTTCACGTTGACTACTTCCCCGAGCATCCCTACCTCCTTGAAGGCTCTGCGTCGATCGTGGTCAACAGCCCCCTTGGAGGCATGCCGACCCGATGA
- a CDS encoding RidA family protein, whose product MERTAVNPVAWSLEMGFNQGEVVSGETRTLYISGQTAMSKEGRPEHDGDIAAQLRLAVDNLEAVLAEAGMSLANLVRLNVYTTDVDALFPHYGTLAGRLGAAGVAPTTTMLGVTRLAIPGQMVELEGTAVA is encoded by the coding sequence ATGGAACGAACAGCAGTCAACCCGGTGGCCTGGTCGCTGGAGATGGGATTCAACCAGGGCGAGGTCGTCTCCGGGGAGACCCGGACCCTGTACATCTCGGGACAGACCGCGATGAGCAAGGAGGGCAGGCCCGAGCACGACGGGGACATCGCCGCGCAACTCCGGCTCGCGGTGGACAACCTGGAAGCCGTCCTCGCCGAGGCCGGCATGTCGCTGGCGAACCTCGTCCGCCTCAACGTCTACACCACCGACGTGGACGCGCTGTTTCCGCACTACGGCACCCTTGCCGGACGGCTGGGTGCTGCGGGTGTTGCTCCGACGACCACGATGCTGGGGGTCACCCGACTCGCGATACCCGGTCAGATGGTCGAACTCGAAGGAACCGCTGTCGCCTGA
- a CDS encoding helix-turn-helix transcriptional regulator — protein MRADRLVSLVLLLRQRGRMTADELAGELEVSARTVLRDIEALSTAGVPVYADRGRHGGFSLLPGFRTELTGLNHDEALALFTAGSRHGRKVFGLSAPLASAMRKVVDALPEGHRAALDDAAKRFLVEPQTDMLSRRLVAEDVVGAVMSEVRGAVLTGRRLRFHYAAPDRQPRWHTVDPIGMVTVRDRTYLLATKSGEDRTYRLSRMLAAEELPEPAQRPAQVDLDRIWAERSARFLSEAHISVTVRVKPSRREELLNAARAVRAEEPDGEDWVRLDVTFEDLRHAVWAVWQLDTDAQVLAPDALRTALRDRIATLAARYDDPD, from the coding sequence ATGCGCGCGGATCGGCTGGTCTCACTGGTGCTGTTGCTGCGACAGCGGGGCCGGATGACTGCGGACGAGCTGGCCGGCGAGCTGGAGGTCTCCGCCCGCACGGTGCTGCGTGACATCGAGGCGCTGTCCACAGCGGGAGTCCCTGTGTACGCCGACCGTGGCCGGCATGGCGGCTTCTCCCTGCTACCCGGTTTCCGCACCGAACTGACCGGGCTGAACCATGACGAAGCCCTCGCGCTGTTCACCGCCGGATCGAGGCATGGCCGGAAGGTCTTCGGTCTCAGCGCCCCGCTCGCCTCCGCGATGCGCAAGGTCGTCGACGCGCTGCCCGAGGGGCATCGAGCCGCCCTGGACGACGCCGCCAAGCGGTTCCTCGTCGAGCCCCAAACCGATATGCTCTCCCGCCGACTCGTGGCCGAGGACGTGGTGGGCGCCGTGATGAGCGAAGTCCGTGGCGCCGTGCTCACGGGGCGCAGACTGCGTTTTCACTACGCCGCACCGGACAGGCAACCTCGTTGGCACACCGTCGACCCGATCGGCATGGTCACCGTCCGCGACCGAACCTATCTGCTGGCCACCAAGTCCGGGGAGGACCGCACCTACCGACTGTCGCGGATGCTGGCAGCCGAAGAGCTCCCCGAACCCGCTCAGCGCCCGGCGCAGGTCGATCTCGATCGCATCTGGGCCGAGCGCAGCGCACGCTTCCTCTCCGAGGCCCACATCTCTGTGACGGTCCGGGTCAAGCCCTCGCGGCGAGAAGAACTACTGAACGCCGCTCGGGCTGTCCGCGCCGAGGAACCGGACGGCGAGGACTGGGTTCGCCTGGACGTGACCTTCGAGGACCTGCGGCACGCGGTCTGGGCGGTATGGCAGCTCGACACCGACGCTCAAGTCCTCGCCCCCGACGCGCTGCGCACGGCCTTGCGCGACCGCATCGCCACCCTCGCCGCTCGATACGACGATCCGGACTGA
- a CDS encoding PA14 domain-containing protein, giving the protein MNPARRTTATALVLATAGGVLYATAVPASAAVSCTSPVFKRQFFANTTFSGTPKKTDCDSAIDQNWGSGAPASGLPSNNFGVRWAVTRDFGSGGPFTFTASAQDGTRVYLDGVRKIDVWKNVSATVKKTVNVTIPAGRHTLRVDFVNWTGSANVRFAYTPRTSAAYDKVRPLIPAGAAVSYNSTTGAARLTWTRSKEMDLANYRVYRRLKGAAYGSKQLATTTATSYTDSALPRTGAAYYYEVRAVDKAGNVSGGSSDKLVTTVDRTPPAAPFLEWDACPADQPYAAPELVTTAKNAADIARYEMQRLDATTKLWSTVYSGTKGAICDTGYRADGSKVTYRGRARDAAGNWSAYSAAMTFTTPDLTPPAAVTGLRAEYRSGVPHLVWSPVTGAASYQVLQYDPATGGYADALPEGSPGTRTDVVPRQSAAVADSYRYAVRSLDAKGNPAAPVEIALELADRPEAIPAFKTTASVFDEGVMVAWSSVDPWTVDERPLPTYRIIRTDTTTGETDIVDQCKPNRSVDLPLDDPDTYWTWADDDAPLSARKQVNGTCWDVQGKSETTYEYRVVTTDRYGHVSQPGPPATETTPDTQRPAAVQDLTAERVPLGVRLTWTPPADTDVSGYRAWQGVTDPDSGETVWKDNCWTGSSLTRTEILCPTVPDGATHVYKVAAIDDHRDDPLGALHPAEVSVTLPDTRPPGWTETEVREGQYPDLYVGCSESSGLGDCSRFTSYRVERWDPVTATYVALAEGATGGAAFSMDTTVHEDRLGLYYYRVVRLDASGVEAVTRSTAYGIWDSWL; this is encoded by the coding sequence ATGAACCCAGCCAGACGCACGACCGCCACCGCCTTGGTTCTGGCCACGGCAGGCGGAGTGCTGTACGCCACCGCCGTACCCGCCTCCGCGGCGGTGAGCTGCACTTCCCCCGTCTTCAAGCGGCAGTTCTTCGCGAACACGACGTTCTCGGGCACGCCGAAGAAGACGGACTGCGATTCCGCGATCGACCAGAACTGGGGCTCGGGCGCACCCGCCTCCGGCCTCCCGTCGAACAACTTCGGCGTGCGCTGGGCGGTGACGCGCGACTTCGGTTCCGGCGGCCCCTTCACGTTCACGGCCTCCGCCCAGGACGGCACGCGGGTCTACCTCGACGGCGTCCGCAAGATCGACGTGTGGAAGAACGTCTCCGCCACCGTCAAGAAGACGGTCAACGTGACGATCCCCGCGGGCAGGCACACGCTCCGCGTCGACTTCGTCAACTGGACGGGGTCCGCGAACGTCAGGTTCGCCTATACGCCGCGCACCTCCGCCGCCTACGACAAGGTCAGGCCCCTCATCCCGGCGGGCGCGGCCGTCTCGTACAACTCCACCACCGGCGCGGCCAGGCTCACCTGGACCAGGAGCAAGGAGATGGACCTGGCGAACTACCGGGTCTACCGGCGGCTGAAGGGCGCGGCGTACGGGAGCAAGCAGCTCGCGACGACCACCGCCACGTCGTACACCGACAGCGCGCTGCCCAGGACCGGCGCGGCCTACTACTACGAGGTGCGGGCCGTCGACAAGGCGGGCAACGTATCCGGCGGCAGCTCCGACAAGCTCGTCACCACCGTCGACAGGACGCCGCCCGCCGCGCCCTTCCTCGAATGGGATGCCTGCCCGGCCGACCAGCCCTACGCGGCGCCGGAGCTGGTCACCACCGCGAAGAACGCCGCCGACATCGCCCGGTACGAGATGCAGCGGCTCGACGCGACCACGAAGCTCTGGAGCACCGTCTACTCCGGCACCAAGGGCGCGATCTGCGACACCGGCTACCGGGCCGACGGCAGCAAGGTCACCTACCGGGGGCGGGCCCGGGACGCCGCCGGGAACTGGTCGGCGTACTCGGCCGCCATGACGTTCACCACCCCCGACCTGACCCCGCCCGCCGCCGTCACGGGGCTCCGCGCCGAGTACCGGTCGGGCGTTCCGCATCTGGTGTGGTCGCCCGTCACCGGGGCCGCCTCGTACCAGGTCCTCCAGTACGACCCGGCGACCGGCGGCTACGCCGACGCTCTTCCCGAGGGGAGCCCCGGCACCCGGACCGACGTGGTGCCGCGCCAGTCGGCCGCCGTCGCCGACAGCTACCGGTACGCGGTGCGCTCGCTGGACGCCAAGGGCAACCCTGCCGCGCCGGTGGAGATCGCTCTGGAGTTGGCCGACCGTCCGGAGGCGATCCCCGCGTTCAAGACCACTGCCAGCGTGTTCGACGAGGGTGTGATGGTCGCGTGGAGCAGCGTCGACCCGTGGACCGTCGACGAGCGGCCTCTTCCCACGTACAGGATCATCCGGACCGACACCACGACCGGCGAGACCGACATCGTGGACCAGTGCAAGCCGAACCGCTCGGTGGACCTGCCGCTTGATGACCCGGACACGTACTGGACCTGGGCGGACGACGATGCTCCTCTGTCCGCCCGCAAACAGGTCAACGGCACCTGCTGGGACGTGCAGGGCAAGTCGGAGACGACGTACGAGTACCGAGTCGTGACGACCGACCGGTACGGACATGTGTCGCAGCCCGGCCCGCCCGCCACGGAGACCACCCCGGACACCCAGCGTCCCGCCGCGGTCCAGGACCTGACCGCGGAACGAGTCCCGCTCGGCGTCCGGCTGACCTGGACGCCGCCCGCCGACACCGATGTCTCCGGCTACCGCGCGTGGCAGGGCGTCACCGACCCGGACAGCGGCGAGACGGTCTGGAAGGACAACTGCTGGACCGGCAGCTCCCTGACCAGGACCGAGATCCTCTGCCCGACCGTGCCGGACGGCGCCACCCACGTCTACAAGGTGGCGGCGATCGACGATCACCGCGACGATCCACTCGGCGCACTCCACCCCGCCGAGGTCTCGGTCACCCTGCCCGACACCCGGCCGCCGGGCTGGACGGAGACCGAGGTCCGCGAGGGCCAGTACCCGGATCTGTACGTCGGCTGCTCCGAAAGCTCCGGACTCGGGGACTGTTCCCGGTTCACGAGCTACCGCGTGGAGCGCTGGGACCCCGTCACCGCCACCTACGTCGCCCTGGCGGAGGGCGCGACGGGTGGCGCCGCGTTCTCCATGGACACCACGGTGCACGAGGACCGGCTCGGCCTGTACTACTACCGCGTCGTACGGCTCGACGCCTCGGGCGTCGAGGCCGTGACCCGATCGACGGCGTACGGCATCTGGGACTCCTGGCTCTGA
- a CDS encoding PQQ-dependent sugar dehydrogenase — protein MPRRHRWTGQLLLALLLTTLTALPAAAQSLVAAPPTTATTTPTEAATNSSTVPLPSLRATTTQVASGLRRPTAVVAPDDGTDRLFITEKSGTVRAYHPRTGLDPEPLIDITSAVDESGNERGLLGIAVPPDFADSRSVYLAYTALPDAAVTVARYRLDDARLEVLLSQPHSEFSNHNGGQLAFGPDGHLYWSIGDGGGSADPLRAGQRLDTLLGKIVRIDVSRSCGTLPYCVPEDNPFVGTPGTREEIWHYGLRNPWRFSFDSVDGSMWIGDVGQGRWEEVDHLSPGQGGLNLGWSCYEGLEKFSGGDCDAGATYTAPVFTYSPYTGGCSVIGGHVYRGRQHAGLVGGTYIATDYCSSTVWALRPDGEGGYEQAEIGEMPTQVTAIGTTVDGELYAVNDLPGGLHRVSFAQEEPTCRVQPTVRAWGTGTTVDLTVTNTGSTPVNGWTLRFPLALGQTVTSDWNTDLTQGSNTITAANSSHNATIAPGESITLGYLAAHTGDSSPPPRFTLNGDACAVGH, from the coding sequence ATGCCGCGACGACACCGCTGGACCGGGCAGCTGCTGCTCGCCCTCCTGTTGACCACCCTCACCGCACTGCCCGCCGCCGCCCAGTCCCTCGTGGCAGCTCCTCCCACGACGGCGACCACCACACCGACCGAAGCGGCGACGAACTCCTCCACCGTCCCGCTTCCGTCGCTCCGCGCGACCACCACCCAGGTCGCCTCCGGACTGCGACGGCCGACCGCCGTCGTCGCACCCGATGACGGCACCGACCGCTTGTTCATCACCGAGAAGTCCGGAACCGTACGTGCCTACCACCCCCGTACCGGCCTGGACCCGGAGCCGCTCATCGACATCACGTCGGCCGTGGACGAATCGGGCAACGAGCGCGGCCTGCTCGGCATCGCCGTTCCGCCCGACTTCGCCGACAGCCGCAGCGTGTACCTGGCGTACACGGCACTGCCCGACGCCGCGGTCACCGTCGCCCGCTACCGGCTCGACGACGCCCGCCTGGAGGTCCTGCTCTCCCAGCCCCACTCCGAGTTCAGCAACCACAACGGGGGCCAGCTGGCGTTCGGCCCGGACGGCCACCTGTACTGGAGCATCGGCGACGGCGGCGGTTCCGCGGACCCCCTCCGTGCCGGGCAGCGACTGGACACCCTGCTGGGCAAGATCGTGCGCATCGACGTGAGCCGCAGCTGCGGCACGCTTCCCTACTGCGTGCCCGAGGACAACCCCTTCGTGGGCACCCCCGGCACCCGCGAGGAGATCTGGCACTACGGGCTGCGCAACCCGTGGCGATTCTCCTTCGACAGCGTCGACGGCTCGATGTGGATCGGGGACGTCGGCCAGGGCCGGTGGGAGGAGGTCGATCACCTCAGCCCCGGACAGGGCGGTCTGAACCTCGGCTGGTCCTGCTACGAGGGACTGGAGAAGTTCAGCGGCGGCGACTGCGACGCCGGCGCAACGTACACCGCGCCGGTCTTCACCTACTCCCCGTACACCGGCGGCTGTTCGGTCATCGGCGGTCACGTCTACCGGGGCCGGCAGCACGCCGGCCTCGTGGGCGGCACGTACATCGCCACCGACTACTGCTCCTCCACCGTCTGGGCGCTGCGCCCCGATGGCGAAGGCGGCTACGAGCAGGCCGAGATAGGGGAGATGCCCACCCAGGTGACGGCGATCGGTACGACCGTCGACGGGGAGCTCTACGCGGTCAACGACCTGCCGGGCGGTCTGCACCGTGTGTCCTTCGCCCAGGAGGAACCCACCTGCCGAGTGCAGCCCACCGTGCGGGCGTGGGGCACCGGTACGACGGTCGACCTGACGGTCACCAACACCGGCAGCACTCCGGTGAACGGCTGGACACTGAGGTTCCCGCTGGCCCTCGGGCAGACCGTCACCTCCGACTGGAACACCGACCTCACCCAGGGAAGCAACACGATCACGGCCGCCAACAGCTCGCACAACGCCACGATCGCTCCCGGCGAGAGCATCACCCTCGGCTACCTCGCCGCCCATACCGGCGACTCGTCGCCACCGCCGCGCTTCACGCTCAACGGGGACGCCTGTGCGGTGGGCCACTGA
- a CDS encoding lytic polysaccharide monooxygenase auxiliary activity family 9 protein — MSCHVRNRKAWRTPTLVLSTVAAVLLGMTAWSGTAMAHGSVVDPASRAYDCWQRWGSDFQNPAMAQQDPMCWQAWQADPNAMWNWNGLYRNGSGGNFPAVVPDGQLCSGGRTEGGRYNALDTVGAWKTTDITDDFTVKLYDQASHGADYFKVYVSRQGFDPTTQALGWSDLELVTQTGRYGPSQNYSIPVSTSGYTGHHVVYTIWQASHMDQTYFLCSDVNFG; from the coding sequence ATGAGTTGTCATGTACGCAACAGAAAAGCATGGCGCACCCCGACGCTCGTCCTGAGCACCGTCGCAGCGGTGCTTCTCGGCATGACCGCCTGGAGCGGCACAGCCATGGCTCACGGTTCGGTCGTCGACCCGGCCTCACGCGCCTACGACTGCTGGCAGCGCTGGGGCAGCGATTTCCAGAACCCGGCCATGGCGCAGCAGGACCCGATGTGCTGGCAGGCGTGGCAGGCCGACCCGAACGCCATGTGGAACTGGAACGGCCTGTACCGCAACGGCTCCGGGGGCAACTTCCCGGCGGTCGTACCGGACGGACAGCTGTGCAGCGGCGGTCGGACCGAGGGCGGTCGCTACAACGCGCTGGACACCGTGGGTGCGTGGAAGACCACGGACATCACCGATGACTTCACCGTCAAGCTGTACGACCAGGCCAGCCACGGCGCGGACTACTTCAAGGTCTACGTCAGCCGGCAGGGCTTCGACCCGACCACCCAGGCGCTGGGCTGGAGCGACCTCGAACTGGTCACGCAGACCGGCAGGTACGGGCCCAGCCAGAACTACTCGATCCCGGTGAGCACGTCCGGCTACACCGGTCACCACGTCGTCTACACGATCTGGCAGGCATCGCACATGGACCAGACGTACTTCCTGTGCAGCGACGTGAACTTCGGCTGA
- a CDS encoding fatty acid desaturase family protein → MTAIDPTAHLTAEQIEELGRELDAIRDEVIAARGEKDAAYIRKVISAQRKLELASRGVLLFSVFPPAWLLGTAGLSVAKIMDNMEIGHNILHGQWDWMRDPKIHSTTWEWDHVSPSDQWKHSHNELHHTYTNVIGKDNDLGYGIMRVDEDQKWHPFHLGQPLWNFLNACFFEYGIAAYDLELGKNLGKRRRGNPEFRARARAVGRKIRKQVLKDYVIHPLLSGPSFLPTLAATFTANLVRNIWTHSVIMCGHFPEGVQVFERRSIKGESRGQWYLRQMMGSANISGSKAMHFMTGNLSHQIEHHLFPDLPSNRYAEVAVKVRALFEKYELEYVTGPLPKQVFSAWHKVFRLALPNKQPAVGTPDRERDLIAA, encoded by the coding sequence TTGACCGCCATCGACCCCACCGCCCACCTGACCGCGGAACAGATCGAGGAACTGGGCCGCGAACTGGACGCGATCCGCGACGAGGTGATCGCCGCCCGCGGCGAGAAGGACGCCGCCTACATCCGTAAGGTCATCTCGGCGCAGCGCAAGCTCGAGCTGGCCAGCAGGGGTGTGCTGCTGTTCTCGGTCTTCCCGCCCGCGTGGCTGCTCGGAACCGCCGGGCTGTCCGTGGCGAAGATCATGGACAACATGGAGATCGGCCACAACATCCTGCACGGCCAGTGGGACTGGATGCGGGACCCGAAGATCCACTCCACCACCTGGGAGTGGGACCACGTCTCGCCGTCCGATCAGTGGAAGCACTCGCACAACGAGCTGCACCACACGTACACCAACGTGATCGGCAAGGACAACGACCTCGGCTACGGCATCATGCGCGTCGACGAGGACCAGAAGTGGCACCCCTTCCACCTCGGCCAGCCGCTGTGGAACTTCCTCAACGCCTGCTTCTTCGAGTACGGCATCGCGGCGTACGACCTGGAGCTCGGCAAGAACCTCGGCAAGCGCCGCCGCGGGAACCCGGAGTTCCGCGCGCGGGCCAGGGCCGTGGGCCGCAAGATCCGCAAGCAGGTGCTCAAGGACTACGTGATCCACCCGCTGCTGTCGGGCCCCTCATTCCTCCCCACCCTCGCCGCCACGTTCACCGCGAACCTGGTCCGCAACATCTGGACCCACTCGGTCATCATGTGCGGGCACTTCCCCGAGGGCGTGCAGGTCTTCGAACGCCGGTCGATCAAGGGTGAGTCACGCGGCCAGTGGTACCTGCGCCAGATGATGGGCTCGGCGAACATCAGCGGCAGCAAGGCCATGCACTTCATGACCGGCAATCTGTCGCACCAGATCGAGCACCACCTGTTCCCGGACCTGCCGAGCAACCGGTACGCCGAGGTCGCGGTGAAGGTGCGCGCGCTGTTCGAGAAGTACGAGCTGGAGTACGTCACCGGCCCGCTGCCCAAGCAGGTGTTCTCCGCGTGGCACAAGGTCTTCCGGCTCGCGCTGCCGAACAAGCAGCCCGCGGTCGGAACGCCGGACCGCGAGCGGGACCTCATCGCCGCCTGA
- a CDS encoding ferredoxin reductase, whose translation MTSGALRSRAWKLLEMVTTPLLPSDYLDLVSPLRAGADLCGRIEAVHSETSDAATVVIRPGRGWRGHTAGQYVRVGVDVDGVRLWRAYSLTSPTDRRDGRVTITVKAVPDGKVSNHLVRRARPGTLIRLDQPTGDFVLPQVKPAKVLYLTAGSGITPVMGMLRDTEFDDVVMVHCAPQPQDVIFREELHGLVADKKLRLIEVHTDTDGKLDIARLDALVPDWAERETWACGPAGLLDAAEEHWSEQGVQERLHTERFRPGIVVAGDGGEVTFSATGKTIDADGATPLLDIGEEAGVLMPSGCRMGICFGCVTPLRAGAVRDLRTGEITEAEPGVLIQTCVSAAAGPCDIER comes from the coding sequence ATGACGAGTGGAGCCCTCCGCAGTAGGGCGTGGAAACTGCTGGAGATGGTCACGACACCGCTGCTGCCGTCGGACTACCTCGACCTGGTCAGCCCGCTGCGTGCGGGCGCTGACCTGTGTGGGCGCATCGAGGCCGTGCACTCCGAGACGAGTGACGCCGCGACCGTCGTGATCAGGCCGGGGAGGGGCTGGCGCGGCCACACAGCCGGTCAGTACGTGAGGGTCGGGGTCGACGTCGACGGAGTGCGCCTGTGGCGTGCCTACTCCCTCACCTCGCCGACGGACCGCCGGGACGGCCGTGTCACGATCACCGTGAAGGCGGTCCCGGACGGCAAGGTCAGCAACCACCTCGTCCGCAGGGCGAGACCGGGCACGCTGATCCGGCTCGACCAGCCGACCGGTGACTTCGTACTGCCGCAGGTCAAGCCCGCCAAGGTGCTCTACCTGACGGCCGGCAGCGGCATCACGCCCGTGATGGGCATGCTGCGCGACACCGAGTTCGACGACGTCGTCATGGTCCACTGCGCGCCACAGCCTCAGGACGTGATCTTCCGCGAGGAACTGCACGGCCTGGTCGCGGACAAGAAGCTTCGGCTCATCGAGGTGCACACCGACACGGACGGCAAGCTCGACATCGCCCGGCTCGACGCGCTCGTGCCCGACTGGGCCGAGCGCGAGACCTGGGCCTGCGGGCCCGCGGGCCTGCTCGACGCCGCCGAGGAGCACTGGAGCGAACAGGGCGTCCAGGAACGCCTGCACACCGAACGGTTCCGCCCCGGCATCGTCGTCGCCGGCGACGGCGGCGAGGTCACGTTCAGCGCCACCGGCAAGACCATCGACGCGGACGGCGCCACGCCGTTGCTCGACATCGGCGAGGAGGCCGGCGTGCTGATGCCCTCCGGGTGCCGCATGGGCATCTGCTTCGGCTGCGTCACGCCGCTCAGGGCGGGCGCCGTCCGCGACCTGCGCACCGGTGAGATCACCGAGGCCGAGCCGGGCGTCCTCATCCAAACCTGCGTGTCCGCCGCTGCGGGCCCCTGTGACATCGAACGGTAG
- a CDS encoding PucR family transcriptional regulator — protein sequence MSYAIRRASELALDETTVTALRAALRTTADEVVQAIIDEVPPYANALSGRMGATIRRAVRTALGHYLDLATGNATGGDAGDAAYELGRGEVRDGRSMDALLGAYRVGARVAWRCLAAGAVPAGLPAAEVAKFAELTFAYIDELSAASAAGHADELAARGRAHERHLEHLARDLLAGASPDVLLASGQRARWQPPVSLTAVLLPAAQARPAYRTLDPSTLVLDDLPDATGVLLVPDADRSRLLRQLTDRAAVVGPARPWTRASASYARAVRARSLSPDIRDTEDHLPDLVLSADAEAFADLRARALAPLKPLPAATARRLEDTLRAWLLHQGRRDEVAAALFVHPQTVRYRMSQLRELFPDLASPHRVLELTLAVGLRVS from the coding sequence GTGAGCTATGCAATCCGGAGGGCCAGCGAACTGGCCCTGGATGAGACGACGGTCACCGCCCTTCGGGCCGCACTGAGGACCACCGCCGACGAAGTCGTCCAGGCGATCATCGACGAGGTCCCTCCCTACGCCAACGCCCTTTCGGGCCGCATGGGCGCCACCATCCGCAGAGCCGTCCGCACCGCCCTGGGGCACTACCTGGACCTTGCGACCGGGAACGCCACGGGCGGCGACGCCGGTGACGCCGCCTACGAGCTGGGCCGCGGCGAGGTACGCGACGGCCGTTCGATGGACGCCCTGCTCGGCGCCTACCGCGTCGGCGCCCGCGTCGCCTGGCGATGCCTGGCGGCGGGTGCCGTACCCGCGGGTCTGCCCGCTGCCGAGGTCGCCAAGTTCGCCGAGCTGACCTTCGCCTACATCGACGAGCTCTCCGCCGCGAGCGCCGCGGGCCACGCCGACGAACTGGCCGCCCGGGGCAGAGCCCACGAGCGCCACCTGGAGCACCTGGCCCGCGACCTCCTCGCCGGCGCGAGCCCGGACGTGCTGCTGGCCTCGGGCCAACGGGCCAGGTGGCAGCCTCCGGTCTCGCTGACCGCCGTCCTGCTGCCCGCCGCCCAGGCCCGGCCTGCCTACCGGACACTCGACCCGAGCACCCTCGTCCTCGACGATCTGCCGGACGCCACCGGTGTGCTCCTCGTCCCCGATGCCGACCGGTCACGTCTCCTGCGGCAGCTGACCGACCGCGCCGCCGTGGTCGGCCCGGCCCGGCCGTGGACCCGTGCGTCCGCCTCGTACGCACGAGCCGTACGCGCACGCTCCCTCTCCCCTGACATTCGCGACACCGAGGACCACCTGCCCGACCTGGTGCTCAGCGCCGACGCGGAGGCGTTCGCAGACCTGCGCGCCCGTGCCCTCGCACCGTTGAAACCCCTGCCTGCCGCAACCGCTCGACGGCTGGAGGACACGTTGCGGGCGTGGCTGCTGCACCAGGGCAGGCGGGACGAGGTCGCGGCGGCACTGTTCGTCCATCCCCAGACGGTTCGTTACCGGATGTCGCAGCTGCGGGAGCTGTTCCCCGATCTCGCATCACCGCACCGGGTTCTCGAACTGACGCTGGCGGTCGGTCTCCGGGTCAGCTGA